CTATCAATTTTAGCTAATCGATGAACTTAACACGCCAATCGTACGCTTAATCCTCATGCGTATGCCGCCGACGTCCTAATCCCATTAACCCTAATAATCCCGTTAATCCGAGTACTACCGCGCCTTGTTGTGCTGAGCGGTCGCGCTCGCCCGTCTGTGGCAGTGTGTCAGCAGTCGTGTCAGTTACTCGTGTCACAGGTGTCGCTGCTGCTTTGGCTGCGCTAGTATGCTCATTGTTGGCCGGTAGAGCTGGCTCAGCGGTCGTCTTGACCTTAGTCTGTGCACGAGTAGCCGCGGCCGGTTGTTGCTTTGTCGTAATCCGATCATCAACGCCCCAGTCGACGGTATGACCATCCGAATCGTTAGGTCGCTCACTCGGCTTCGGTGTTTCACTAGGATCAGCGATACCTGCATGATCATTGTTGTCAGGGTTAGTCGTCTCACCATGATCATTGTTGTCAGGGTCGGTCGTGTTAATGTGATCATCTTCCGGCAAGACAACGGTCACCACAGCCGTTTTAGTTAACTGATTACCGGCAACATCAGTATAGTGGTAAGTCAACGTGTACTGGCCAGCGCGTTGCGTGTTGACCGTACCATCGACCGCGATATCGGCTAATGTCAGTGCTTGGCCCTGGGCATCGGTTGCACGTTCAAAATTATCCTGAGCAGTCCAAGCGTTTCCAACGGTCAACTGACTATCACGCACTTGTAGCTGGGCCTGACTAGCCAATACATTGATGCTCGTCGTGACAGTAATCAAATTACCCGCACGGTCCATGTAACTTAGTGTCAGTGGGTAATTGCTGGCCCGCCGTAAGTTCAAGGTACCATCTACAGTCACCCGCTGGCGCTGCGCCGCTGTCAGCAACGTGCCATCCGCTGCCAAACTCGTTGACCAGTCAACACTATCATTCAGTGACCAGGTCGTCTTAGGGCCGGCAATCACGGTAACTGGCCGCGTACTGATTTTAGCCTGCGTGGCAACGGTTGTCACTTGGACCAACGCCGTTTGTTGTTGTCCCAGCGAGTCCGTGTAAACCAGTTGCACAGTTTGTGGCTGCCCAATATGGGCAACCGTTAAGTCTGGCATCGCCACGACTGTAATAGCGGCATTATTGACCGCAATCGGCTGGCCCATACCATCAGTAATCGTTCCAATACCCTGATGATAATCCCACTTGGCAGTCGGACCCGCGATGACCGTTTGTGGCTGAGTCGTTAATGCTGCTTGGTCGACTGTCACCGTCGTAGTCGCAGTTTTTACGTTGCCCACCTCATCAGTATATGTCAGGGTGACTTGTTGTTTCCCAGCCTGTTGAGCATTGATGGTCGTCATCGTAACACTTTGATAATTTTGACTAGTCTGGCCCCAAGCGTCCGTTAAACCAGTGACTAGATCCGCAACCGTTAATTTTCCGACAACTGCAGGCCAGATCACCTGATCAGCACTAGTCGTCATGTGCGCCCGTGAGGCGACTGTTGTGACCTCCGCCGTGGTGGTTTGGGTCAATCCTAATTCATCAGTGTAACTGAACGTAACGACTTGAGGCCGCCCCACCATGGCTGTACTCAAGTCCGGGCCTGTCAAGACTTTAAGATTGGCATCACCGACATTAATCACTTCACCGGCAGCATTCGTCACGGTTTTAAAGTTCGTCTGATAATCCCAATGGGCAGTCGGCCCGGCAACCGGTCGAGCGGTTTGGGTCGTTAAGGCGGCTTGATCAACCGTCACTTGGGCAGTTGTTGTCACCTCGTTGCCGTAATCATCGGTATACGTTAGAGTCACCGTTTGGGCACCAGGCTGGCTGGCATCGACCGCACTCATCTTGACATTGGTCAAAGACGACACTTGAGTGCCATCCGCGCCGGTAATCGTTTGCAAAAAGTTGGCTGGCGTCAGTTGCCCCGCATCTTTGGCCCATACAATCTGTGCCGGACGTGGCACGAGTGCCGCCTGTGATGCCGTTAAGGTCAAAGTGGCTGACACAGTATGCGTCTGTTGCAGATCATCCGTGTACATCAAGGTGACCGTTTGCGGCTTATCGATCATTTTAGCCGTCAGTTGCGGGCCGGTTATGACCGTAATTTTAGCTTGATCAGGATTCAACTGATGCCCTTGCGAATCCGTAACAGTTGCCAATTGTTGCCGATAATCCCAAGTCATACTTGGTCCCCAGATTTGAGTCCGGTTCTGACTCTCCATCTTGGCCTGATCAACCGTTACTTTTACAACGGTACTTACTTCGTTACCAGCCGCATCCGTATAAGTTAATGAGACGGGTTGAACACCTGGCCGAGTCGCGTCTAGCTTAGACATCTGAACGATTTGATAATCAGTCACCGCTTGTCCAGAGGCGTCCGTTAAGCTCGTTACAAGGTCATTAGCCGTTAGTTTTGCCGCGGCATCCGGTTGCAGGATAACTGCTTTCTTGGCCGTTAACGTAGCTTGTGAGGCCTCAGCTGTCACCATTGCCGTGACCGACTGGGATTTCCCGAGCTCATCCGTATAAATCAGTGTGATCAGCTGTTGTTGCCCGACTGAATCAACATTCAGATCTGGCCTGTTCAACACTTTAATTGTCCCCGGTTGGACGGTAATAAGTTGCCCAGCTGCATTCGTCAGCTGACTAATACCGGCTTCGTAACTCCACGTTGCCGTCGGGCCGGCAATTACCGTACTTGGTTTTGTCACTAGCTTTGCCTGGTCGACTGTCACATTGGCATACGCGACGGATTGATTACCCGCAACATCCGTGTAAGTCAACGTCAAACGTTGCTGCCCCGCTAACTTGGAATCCAGCACACTCATTTCGACATTGTCGTAATTTGTAATCAGATGGCCTTCAGCATCGTATAAACGATCAACTAAGTCCGTTGCCGTCAGTTGTTTAGCTTGATCAGGCCAAATAACCTGGTCAGCAACAGCCGTAATCTTCGCCTTTGAAAGCGTCGTCGTTACAATCACGTCGGTCGTGTGGACCTTACCCAGACTGTCAGTATAGGTCAACATGACCGTCTGTGGCTTGCCAGCCTTTGCCAGAGTTAAATTAGGCGTTGTGGCTGTAATGTCAGCAGTATCGACATCAATTGTCTTTCCGTTGGCATCGATAACTTGAGTGACACTGTCACGATAATCCCAAGTCGCCGCTGGACCGGCAATTGGATGCGTCGCTTGACCAGTGATTGTGGCTAAATCCACGATCACAGTCGTCGAATCAGTCATCTGATTGCCATACGCGTCTGTATACGTTAACGTCACGGTTTGTGGCCCGATAGCTTGAGCATCAAAACCGCTCATCGTCACATCATCAAAATTATGAATTTGAAAGCCATCCACATCGTACAGTGCCGACACTAGCGACGACGCAGTTACCATGTTCGCGTTTTCCGCTAAAATTACTTGCTTGGAAACGGCAGTAATGGACGCTTTTGAAGCCGTGGCTTCGACATTGGCAGTCTTTGTGTGTACTTGTCCTAAATCATCGGTATATTCAATCACGATTGGATACGTACCAGCCACACTTAAATCTGGATGTTGAACGACCGTAATCTTAGCATTGCTTAATGTTAGCGATTGTCCCTTAGAATCAGTGACGGCTTTGATGTTATCAGCATAGTTCCAAGTCGCCTTAGATCCCGCCACTTGAGTGTGATTTTGAAGCGTTAGCGTTGCGAAATCCACGGTTACAGTCGTCGAAACAGTCGTTTGATTGCCATACGCGTCCGTATACGCTAACGTTACTGTTTGTGGTCCGATAGCTTTAGCATTAAAGCCACTCATCGTCACATCATCAAAATTATAAATTTGAACGCCATCCGCATCGTACAGTGTCGACACTAGTGACGACGCAGTTACCATGGTCGCTTTTTCTGCCAAAATCACCTGCTTAGAAACGGCAGTAATGGCCGCTTTTGAAGCCGTCACTTCAACATCGGCAGTCTCTGTGTGCGCTTGCCCTAAATCATCAGTATATTCAAGTACAATTTTATAAGTTCCAGCCACACTTAAATCTGGACGTTGCACGACCGTAATCTTGGCATCGCTTAATGTTAGCGACTGCCCCTTAGAATCAGTGATGGCTTTGATGTTATCAGCATAATTCCAAGTCGCCTTAGGTCCTGCCACTTGAGTGTGATTCTGAAGCGTTAGCGTTGCGGAATCCACGGTTACAGTCGTCGAATCAGTTGTTTGGTTACCATACGCATCCGAATACGTCAGTGTCACGGTTTGTGGCCCGATAGCTTTAGCATCAAAACCACTCATCGTCACACCATCAAAATTCGTGATTTTGTTTCCCGCCGCATCAATTAACTCGCTGACCAGGTCAGTTGCCGTCAGCTTTTTGGCTTCATCAGGTATGATAATCTGGTCAGCAACAGCCGTGATCTTCGCCTCTGAAAGCGTCGTCGTTACAATCACGTCGGTTGTGTGAACTTTACCCAGACTGTCAGTATAGGTCAACGTAACCGTCTGAGGCTTGCCCACCTTTGCCGGAGTTAAATCCGGCGTCATGGCTGTAATGTCAGCATCGCCGACATCAATTATCTTTCCGTTGGCATCGATAACTTGAGTGACGCTGTCACGGTAATCCCAAGTCGCGGTTGGACCGGCAATTGGGTGTGTCGCTTGACCAGTGATTGTGGCGAAATCCACGGTGACTGTCGTCGAATCAGTCGTTTGGTTACCATACGCATCCGTATACATCAGTGTCACAGTTTGTGGCCCGATAGCTTTAGCATCAAAACCACTCATCGTCACATCGTCAAAATTCGTGGCTTTATTTCCCGCCGCATCAATTAACTCACTGACCAGGTCGGTTGCCGTCAGCTTTTTGGCTTCATCAGGTATGATGATCTGGTCGCTGACAGCCGTAATCTTCGCCTTCGAAGCCACCGTGTTGACAACCGCAGTGACTAAGTGTTCTTTGCCCAACTCATCCGTATAACTGAGTGTCACCGTTTGGTCATGGCCGACCATCGCAACACTTAAATCAGGTTCAGTAACGACTTTAATATCAGCGGTTGCGAGATTATCAAGCAACTTTCCATTTGCATCCTTGACCCATTCCAAACCAGCTAGATAGTCCCATTTAGCTTTAGGCCCCGCAATTGGATTCGTTAGCTTGGTCTTCAAATCTGATTGGTCAACCGTTACTTTGGCATAAGCTGTCACTAGATTGCCAGCTTCATCCGTATAAGTAATAGTAACGGTCTGCGCGCCACCCTTGCTCGTGTCAATTGAACTCATTGTGACATCTGTTAGGTCGGTGCTAGTATCGACGGGGTTCCCGTTGGCAGCCGTGATTGTCACCAAATCGGCGACTTTTAATTGAGCAACCTCACTGGGCCAAATCGTTAACGGCGCCTTGGTTGTAACTTGTGCCCGAGAAGCAACGACTGTTACTTGAGTTGGGACGCTGATGACATTGCCCAACGTATCCGTATACGTGAGTGTGACAGTTTGCGACCCAATCTGCGTTAAATCAGGTTGCTGATCAACCACAATGTTAAGTCCGTCTAAACTAACCGGATTCCCATCAAAATCAGTGACACTCGTAACATACTGGCGGTAGTCCCAACTCGAGTTTTTGGGTCCTTTAATGATGGTACTATTACGCATTGTTAAGTCGGCCTTAGTTGCGACCATCGTCACCGTAGTGGTTGTCGTGTGAACCATGCCAGTAGCATCATCCGTATACGCCAGTGTAACCGTTTGTGTGCCAGCTTTACTCGTATCCAAGCCTGTAACCGTAGCCGTCGCGAGTTCGTCGGCACTTAGCTTATCGCCGGCCGCATTGCGGGAGTTATCCGTGTCGATTAAATCATTAATCGTATACGTTGGCTTAGCACCCATTTTGATCGTCAACGGTTTACCAACTAGTTTGCCTTGATTTACCGCTACCGCAACCGTACTAGTTTGCTGCCATACTTTGCCATACGCATCCGTATACTGCAAGTCAACTTGATAGGTACCGGTAGTTTGAGTGTCGACCGTCGTTACAGCAGTATCGCCGTTCACGCTAATCACTTTGACGACTGTGTCAGCGGTCGCATAAATATCAGTCCCATTCACATCTTTTAATGTTGCAACACTATCGGCAACTCGCCACGTCGTCTTCGGCCCGGCAATTAATCCGGTTACATTCTTGGACGTGAAATCAGCATAGGATGGGCTAGTTTCCCAGACCCAAGTGATTGTATCGGCTGGATTATCGACGCCATTATACAAAGCCATTAACTCACTCGACGTATACGTCTGGGTGGCATCAGCTTGATTGACCCATTTACCGGTATAGCCAGTTCCAGTTGGAATGTCTGGCAATGAACTACCGACTAAATATGTTTTTGACCCAACCGTTAATGCGTTTAGGTTCATGGGCAACGGATTCCCGCTACTATCTTGATTCAAAAACATATCATGATCTGCAGGTTCCTTATTCATATCAGCTTCAGTGACTGCTGCAAAGTTAGACATGTCCAAACTCGCAATGTTGATTGCCTTTAATCCAGGGGTTCCCTCAAACATAAACTTAGTACTAGTTAACGTACTGCCCGTCTGCCAGCCCGTTATATCAAGATCAGTGAGATTGGTATCATTTAAAAACATCGATGACAACGCTGTAACATTCAACAAGTTCCAGCCATGTAAATCCGCCGTTGTTAAACTCTTATCTCCATTGAATAACCCATCTATATCCGTGACCATCCGCACATTCCAAGTACTTAGAACAATACTGATCAAGGCCGTGTTAAATGAAAACATTCTTTTTAAGCTCACTGGTTGAACCGTATTCAACTGCCACTGACTTAAATCATAAGATTGAACTCGCGAGTCACTGGCGAACATAGAGTCAAAGGACGTACCAGAACTGACATTCCAATGCGCTAATCCTGAAAAGTCAGCAATCTTAGTTCCCATAAACATCATTGAAAAGTCAGTGACTTTCGAAGTATCCAGATTTTCAAGGCCATCAATACTGGCCAAATTTGGATTATACCGGAACATATAACTAGTATCAGTCCCCGCATTAATTGGACCATCAATCACTACTTTCGTTAACTCACTGCCAAAATCCCCCGGTACGTCGCTGACATCACCCACTCCGGTCCAATCACCAGCATGAATCGTCAACACACCATCATCTGTGTACTGCCAGGCACTTGTTCCCAGAGTCCCAGTTGAGACAACAGTTGCGGGTGTGGCGGCTCGCGCTAATAGTGCCCGATTTAACTGGACTTTATCGTTAGTCGTCGTAATTGTATTAGTTGTGGCAGTTACAGCTATCGGACTAGTTTCTGAATCCACAACTTTTTCAGTTTCATTAGAATCTTTCGAGTCTGAGTCACTAATACTGGCCATTGTGCTAGTACTTGGCGATGCGACACTTGAACGATTAGTTTGTAGTGATTCATCAGCCACCACCGTGTCCGTCACATTAGATTGAATGCCACTCTCAGAGCCCGTTCCTTGATCATTTTGATAATCAGAATTTTGTGTTGTGACTTTCTGTGAACTCGATGCGACACTTACTGAGCTGTTTGACGTTTGGTCCAAACTGTCGCCAGAACCAGTTTTAGCCTGACTGCTTGCTGATGCCGAATCAGAGGTACTGAGATTACTGGTTGCGTTTTCATTTTCTCCTACTGCCGTAACCGGTTGTTCAGTCTTTGAGTCAGTAGTGGTGCCACTAACCGCCTGTTTTTTTTGAGCACTAGTATTTGTTGTTGCCGCATTAATCGCCGTCGCACTAGACTGAGTCGTTGCCCCTGTTGTACTAGTCGTAGTAGTCCTTAAAACCTGTGAGTTGGATGATGAGGATGCCCCAGCAGTGGT
This Lactiplantibacillus plantarum DNA region includes the following protein-coding sequences:
- a CDS encoding bacterial Ig-like domain-containing protein; this encodes MNRFITSKQHYKMYKKGRFWVFAGITVATFTLNPLISRADTETTTAATAATTTAGASSSSNSQVLRTTTTSTTGATTQSSATAINAATTNTSAQKKQAVSGTTTDSKTEQPVTAVGENENATSNLSTSDSASASSQAKTGSGDSLDQTSNSSVSVASSSQKVTTQNSDYQNDQGTGSESGIQSNVTDTVVADESLQTNRSSVASPSTSTMASISDSDSKDSNETEKVVDSETSPIAVTATTNTITTTNDKVQLNRALLARAATPATVVSTGTLGTSAWQYTDDGVLTIHAGDWTGVGDVSDVPGDFGSELTKVVIDGPINAGTDTSYMFRYNPNLASIDGLENLDTSKVTDFSMMFMGTKIADFSGLAHWNVSSGTSFDSMFASDSRVQSYDLSQWQLNTVQPVSLKRMFSFNTALISIVLSTWNVRMVTDIDGLFNGDKSLTTADLHGWNLLNVTALSSMFLNDTNLTDLDITGWQTGSTLTSTKFMFEGTPGLKAINIASLDMSNFAAVTEADMNKEPADHDMFLNQDSSGNPLPMNLNALTVGSKTYLVGSSLPDIPTGTGYTGKWVNQADATQTYTSSELMALYNGVDNPADTITWVWETSPSYADFTSKNVTGLIAGPKTTWRVADSVATLKDVNGTDIYATADTVVKVISVNGDTAVTTVDTQTTGTYQVDLQYTDAYGKVWQQTSTVAVAVNQGKLVGKPLTIKMGAKPTYTINDLIDTDNSRNAAGDKLSADELATATVTGLDTSKAGTQTVTLAYTDDATGMVHTTTTTVTMVATKADLTMRNSTIIKGPKNSSWDYRQYVTSVTDFDGNPVSLDGLNIVVDQQPDLTQIGSQTVTLTYTDTLGNVISVPTQVTVVASRAQVTTKAPLTIWPSEVAQLKVADLVTITAANGNPVDTSTDLTDVTMSSIDTSKGGAQTVTITYTDEAGNLVTAYAKVTVDQSDLKTKLTNPIAGPKAKWDYLAGLEWVKDANGKLLDNLATADIKVVTEPDLSVAMVGHDQTVTLSYTDELGKEHLVTAVVNTVASKAKITAVSDQIIIPDEAKKLTATDLVSELIDAAGNKATNFDDVTMSGFDAKAIGPQTVTLMYTDAYGNQTTDSTTVTVDFATITGQATHPIAGPTATWDYRDSVTQVIDANGKIIDVGDADITAMTPDLTPAKVGKPQTVTLTYTDSLGKVHTTDVIVTTTLSEAKITAVADQIIIPDEAKKLTATDLVSELIDAAGNKITNFDGVTMSGFDAKAIGPQTVTLTYSDAYGNQTTDSTTVTVDSATLTLQNHTQVAGPKATWNYADNIKAITDSKGQSLTLSDAKITVVQRPDLSVAGTYKIVLEYTDDLGQAHTETADVEVTASKAAITAVSKQVILAEKATMVTASSLVSTLYDADGVQIYNFDDVTMSGFNAKAIGPQTVTLAYTDAYGNQTTVSTTVTVDFATLTLQNHTQVAGSKATWNYADNIKAVTDSKGQSLTLSNAKITVVQHPDLSVAGTYPIVIEYTDDLGQVHTKTANVEATASKASITAVSKQVILAENANMVTASSLVSALYDVDGFQIHNFDDVTMSGFDAQAIGPQTVTLTYTDAYGNQMTDSTTVIVDLATITGQATHPIAGPAATWDYRDSVTQVIDANGKTIDVDTADITATTPNLTLAKAGKPQTVMLTYTDSLGKVHTTDVIVTTTLSKAKITAVADQVIWPDQAKQLTATDLVDRLYDAEGHLITNYDNVEMSVLDSKLAGQQRLTLTYTDVAGNQSVAYANVTVDQAKLVTKPSTVIAGPTATWSYEAGISQLTNAAGQLITVQPGTIKVLNRPDLNVDSVGQQQLITLIYTDELGKSQSVTAMVTAEASQATLTAKKAVILQPDAAAKLTANDLVTSLTDASGQAVTDYQIVQMSKLDATRPGVQPVSLTYTDAAGNEVSTVVKVTVDQAKMESQNRTQIWGPSMTWDYRQQLATVTDSQGHQLNPDQAKITVITGPQLTAKMIDKPQTVTLMYTDDLQQTHTVSATLTLTASQAALVPRPAQIVWAKDAGQLTPANFLQTITGADGTQVSSLTNVKMSAVDASQPGAQTVTLTYTDDYGNEVTTTAQVTVDQAALTTQTARPVAGPTAHWDYQTNFKTVTNAAGEVINVGDANLKVLTGPDLSTAMVGRPQVVTFSYTDELGLTQTTTAEVTTVASRAHMTTSADQVIWPAVVGKLTVADLVTGLTDAWGQTSQNYQSVTMTTINAQQAGKQQVTLTYTDEVGNVKTATTTVTVDQAALTTQPQTVIAGPTAKWDYHQGIGTITDGMGQPIAVNNAAITVVAMPDLTVAHIGQPQTVQLVYTDSLGQQQTALVQVTTVATQAKISTRPVTVIAGPKTTWSLNDSVDWSTSLAADGTLLTAAQRQRVTVDGTLNLRRASNYPLTLSYMDRAGNLITVTTSINVLASQAQLQVRDSQLTVGNAWTAQDNFERATDAQGQALTLADIAVDGTVNTQRAGQYTLTYHYTDVAGNQLTKTAVVTVVLPEDDHINTTDPDNNDHGETTNPDNNDHAGIADPSETPKPSERPNDSDGHTVDWGVDDRITTKQQPAAATRAQTKVKTTAEPALPANNEHTSAAKAAATPVTRVTDTTADTLPQTGERDRSAQQGAVVLGLTGLLGLMGLGRRRHTHED